The genomic interval TCTCCTACCAAATCTTCCATCACCCAAACCTGAACGCCTCTTCTATTTGTAACCTGATACCATTGTCCTTTTTTTCTTGTAGCGGTTAAACGTTCTCCGAATAAGCCTTTTCCTGCAATTTCCGAATCTATTGCAGGCAATTGTCTTAGATTTACGGTATTTTTCAAAACGTATAAAGTGATTTTATTACTGTTTGAAACCGTATCGGCAAAAACATACGGGCAAAACAATAACAGCGCAAATTGTAAATAAATAATTTTTTTCTTAATTAAATATGTCATTTACCCGCCTCTTGCAGAGATGAATATGTCGTTAATCTAAAAACGACTTGAATGCTGTTTATCATTTCGTCCGTTCCTTTCGAACCTTTATATTTTTCAACAAAGTACTTTAACTCATTCACAAGAGTAGGGCTTACGCGAACGTTAACTTTATTGATGTTTATAAGCAAATCAAAGTTTGCTATGCTGGCGAAGAAGTCTCCGACACTGTGATAAGAACCCAAAATAGACATGTCGTAATAATTTTCGACATAGTAATCTTTTACAAGCGTTCCGTTAGGTTTGAAACTCGTCATAGAAATTTTTAGCGCTCTTGAAATTTTTGTAATATTTGTAATGAGATTCGGGACATCCGGATTTCTTGGAAATATTGATTCAAGCGAGTCCATTTCATGTTGAAGGCGGGCGACTTCGATACGCATCATCTCCAATTGCGGTTTTAGAACCAATATCTTATTCAGTTCTTCGGTTTTTTGGGCGGACTTGGTTTTTAAGGCTTTTAATTCTAGATGTTTTACGCGGATTTGGAAATTTCCGATAAGACCGACGACAATAATCCCGATTAGGATTATCGCTATGATCTTTTGCGTTTTAGCGTCGCTTAAATCTATATTGTCTGCCATACTATTATTGCCCCTGAGTTTTTCCATTATTATTGACTAAAGAATTTTTTATAGAAAAATTTTTTAATTGTCCGTTATTGCCGGCGTCTTTCATCTCTACTAAGACCACGCCGCTCACAAGGGGAGAACTTGCGAGTCTGCTCATGATCTGTCCGACTTCGGCGTCCGCTTCCGTTACGCCGTTTACATTTACGGAAGTTTCGTCTTCCGCTTCTTCTATGCTGGTAAGCCAAGTATTTTCCGGAAGAACGGAAGCGTATAATTCAAAAGCGTCGACCCATTTTGTGCGATTGATGTTAACCGATTTAAGTCCGTTAACTTTCGCCCTCATTTCGCTTTGTTTCGTTTCAAGTGTTTTTATTTCGGTTTGAATAGTTTTGTTGGCTTCAATTTCTCTTTCAATATTTGCGATTTTTTCGTTTTCACGCGAAATGCCCGAACTGAGAAAAGACGACCAAATAAGCGCCGCAAGCGATAATACAATTGAAACAATTAAAGAAATTACCGTTGCCGGATCCGCCGAAAAATGTCTTTCTTGAGTTATATATTCCGCAGGAATAAGGTTTATTTCTATTTTTTCTATCATATGAGATTATACTCCTCGTAACGCCAAACCGGTTGCTATTGAAAAAAGCGCCGAGAATTCAGACGGATCCGCATCGTTAAATAATTCGGCGTCGTATTTCAAAAAAGAGAACGGGTCGGAGATAGTCACTTCAATACCAAGATGCCGGGACAAATATGCTGTAAACCCCGCCGCGTAAACTCCGCCGCCGCAAATCACAATTTTTTCTACGGAATTGTCGCCGGAATCTTTTTTGTAATAGGAAAAAGCCATATCAAACCCTGATGTAAATTCTTCATATACAAATTGAAGCGCCTTCTGAATATCGTCAAGTGAAATTTTATCTACATGTTGCCCGAACATTATGGAGGTCGCTTGTCCAAAATCTATTTTGAGTTGTTTTTGCAGCGTTTTTAAAATGTAATCACAGCCTATGCCTATATCTCTCGCCGAATGGTAAAGCCCGTCTTTTATGAATAAGAATCTGCTTCCCTGATGACCTATATCTAAAAGAACGAGCGTTTCGGGAACTTCCTCCAATTCGCATTCTTTTACATAACAATTATTAAAAGCGTAAGAACTTACGTCTATGATTTTCGGACGAAGTCCGGCTTCATATAAGGCGTCCACGTATGAGCACACTCCGGGATTTTTTGCGGCGACAAGCAATATTAATAATTTCTTTGTCGCTTCGTCGTCGTTAAGTATATTGTAATTTATCGTAATATCGTCAACGTCAAACGGACTTCTTTGTTTCGCTTCCCAAAGAATATCTTCCGTTATGTTGTCTAAAGTTTCGTAAGAAAATCCTATTTTATCGCTTAATACGCCGTTGGTTCCCATGGAAACAATAACGTCTGTTATTTCCGGATCGCACTTACGTACTAATTGTTTTACCGCATTGATAAAAGTATCTTTATCTTTTACAAAACCGCCTGATACGACTCCTTCGGGTAAATCTTTCACCCCGACGGCTATAAGACGCAAATCGTCGTCGTCTTTTCTTAATTCGA from Chitinispirillales bacterium carries:
- a CDS encoding PilN domain-containing protein → MIEKIEINLIPAEYITQERHFSADPATVISLIVSIVLSLAALIWSSFLSSGISRENEKIANIEREIEANKTIQTEIKTLETKQSEMRAKVNGLKSVNINRTKWVDAFELYASVLPENTWLTSIEEAEDETSVNVNGVTEADAEVGQIMSRLASSPLVSGVVLVEMKDAGNNGQLKNFSIKNSLVNNNGKTQGQ
- a CDS encoding pilus assembly protein PilM, coding for MFGNKGRSNYSVGLDVGNKYIKLVELRKDDDDLRLIAVGVKDLPEGVVSGGFVKDKDTFINAVKQLVRKCDPEITDVIVSMGTNGVLSDKIGFSYETLDNITEDILWEAKQRSPFDVDDITINYNILNDDEATKKLLILLVAAKNPGVCSYVDALYEAGLRPKIIDVSSYAFNNCYVKECELEEVPETLVLLDIGHQGSRFLFIKDGLYHSARDIGIGCDYILKTLQKQLKIDFGQATSIMFGQHVDKISLDDIQKALQFVYEEFTSGFDMAFSYYKKDSGDNSVEKIVICGGGVYAAGFTAYLSRHLGIEVTISDPFSFLKYDAELFNDADPSEFSALFSIATGLALRGV
- a CDS encoding SH3 domain-containing protein, translating into MTYLIKKKIIYLQFALLLFCPYVFADTVSNSNKITLYVLKNTVNLRQLPAIDSEIAGKGLFGERLTATRKKGQWYQVTNRRGVQVWVMEDLVG
- a CDS encoding type 4a pilus biogenesis protein PilO, coding for MADNIDLSDAKTQKIIAIILIGIIVVGLIGNFQIRVKHLELKALKTKSAQKTEELNKILVLKPQLEMMRIEVARLQHEMDSLESIFPRNPDVPNLITNITKISRALKISMTSFKPNGTLVKDYYVENYYDMSILGSYHSVGDFFASIANFDLLININKVNVRVSPTLVNELKYFVEKYKGSKGTDEMINSIQVVFRLTTYSSLQEAGK